Proteins from a single region of Butyrivibrio fibrisolvens:
- a CDS encoding STAS domain-containing protein codes for MNISKSKNGEELTIAIEGRLDTTTAPELDDVVKSEIEGITKLVFDFAKLEYISSAGLRVLLSSQKIMNKQGSMVVKNVSEEVNEIFEVTGFQDILSIE; via the coding sequence ATGAACATTAGTAAGAGTAAAAATGGTGAAGAACTCACAATCGCGATTGAGGGAAGACTTGATACTACAACTGCTCCTGAGCTTGACGATGTAGTTAAGAGTGAGATCGAAGGAATAACAAAGCTTGTATTCGATTTTGCAAAGCTTGAGTATATTTCATCTGCAGGACTTCGCGTTCTTTTATCTTCACAGAAGATCATGAACAAGCAGGGTAGCATGGTCGTTAAGAATGTTAGCGAGGAAGTTAACGAAATATTTGAAGTAACAGGATTCCAGGATATTCTGAGTATTGAATGA
- a CDS encoding ATP-binding protein: MEQRLSIEASIDNLDEVNGFVESHLEEAGCSMKQIMQMSLAVEEVFVNIAHYAYSKKDADGKAIPDTGTGPAEIILNADDSKILLTFIDEGMEYDPLKKEDPDTTLAAEDREIGGLGIFMVKKTMDDVSYRYEGGKNILTLTKMR; the protein is encoded by the coding sequence ATGGAACAAAGATTATCTATAGAGGCAAGTATTGATAATCTGGATGAAGTAAATGGTTTCGTTGAATCGCATCTTGAAGAAGCAGGATGCTCTATGAAGCAGATAATGCAGATGAGCCTTGCAGTAGAAGAAGTATTTGTTAACATAGCGCATTATGCTTACAGTAAGAAAGATGCAGATGGAAAGGCGATTCCTGATACCGGAACAGGCCCCGCAGAGATCATTCTAAATGCAGATGATTCAAAGATCTTGCTGACCTTCATTGATGAAGGAATGGAATATGATCCATTAAAAAAAGAAGACCCCGATACAACTTTGGCAGCAGAAGACAGGGAAATCGGAGGTCTTGGGATTTTTATGGTCAAAAAGACTATGGATGATGTTTCATATAGATATGAAGGCGGCAAAAATATTCTCACACTGACCAAGATGAGGTGA
- a CDS encoding NAD(+) synthase, producing the protein MKNNLIKTSAAIPSLRVADVDYNTDQIIELIKGHGKGVIVFPELCITGYTCADLFGSELLLSKAEDALFRIADETADCKGLTAVVSLPVRYENRLYNCAAIVSEGKVCALIPKQYIPTYSEFYEGRWFTSGRDIKGYTINIHGEDIPFGTDILLSDAMSGAVLGVEICEDLWVPDKPSTHMSLAGANIIANPSASDELIGKEEYRRRLVEQQSGSCYLAYIYVSAGMDESSTDLVFSGHSIIAQSGSVLKEDIFEERPFVSSSYIDLTKIMHDRRHQTTFESFEQRTYRKINVSIKAERSDSVTCFELADILDDISYPVSRNPFIPSDDKELGSRCRKILRIQAQGLATRVRMSGIKNLVIGISGGLDSTLALLVCAEARKLVKDIRILTYTMPKKGNTSKLTYNNADRLMKLLADESYEVPIEKGVISHLKDIGHSAEYQGEGDTTYENAQARMRTYILMDAANMKNGLVVGTGDLSELALGWCTYNGDHMSMYAVNASVPKTLVRYVCRAYAKTCGDDELKKTILSICDTPITPELTPTDNGAITQKTEEKIGKYDLNDFFLYYTLRFGFEPARTAAFAMRAYPDVDREEILAAAKRFFTRFFTQQFKRSCLPDGPKVGSVTLSPRGDWRMPSDASYKMWLRDLDIA; encoded by the coding sequence ATGAAGAACAATCTTATAAAAACAAGTGCAGCAATTCCTTCATTAAGGGTTGCAGACGTAGATTATAACACGGACCAGATAATAGAGCTTATCAAGGGTCATGGTAAAGGCGTGATCGTATTTCCTGAACTTTGCATCACAGGATATACCTGCGCTGACCTGTTTGGAAGTGAGCTACTTCTAAGTAAAGCAGAAGATGCCCTGTTTCGCATAGCAGATGAAACAGCAGACTGCAAAGGTCTTACAGCCGTTGTAAGTCTTCCTGTTCGCTATGAAAACAGGCTATATAACTGCGCTGCAATAGTATCAGAAGGCAAAGTCTGCGCTCTTATTCCCAAGCAGTACATTCCAACCTATTCTGAATTCTATGAAGGAAGATGGTTCACATCAGGAAGAGATATCAAAGGATATACTATTAATATACACGGAGAGGACATCCCGTTTGGAACAGATATCCTTCTAAGTGACGCCATGAGCGGAGCAGTACTTGGTGTAGAGATCTGTGAAGACTTGTGGGTACCTGATAAGCCAAGCACCCATATGAGCCTTGCAGGAGCTAATATCATAGCTAACCCATCTGCATCAGATGAACTTATAGGCAAAGAAGAATACAGAAGACGCCTTGTGGAGCAGCAGAGCGGTTCCTGTTATCTTGCATATATCTATGTATCTGCCGGTATGGATGAAAGCAGTACCGACCTTGTTTTTTCAGGTCATAGCATAATTGCGCAGTCAGGATCTGTATTAAAAGAAGATATCTTTGAAGAAAGACCTTTTGTAAGCTCTTCTTATATCGATCTTACAAAGATAATGCATGACAGAAGACATCAGACTACATTTGAAAGTTTTGAACAAAGGACATATAGAAAGATAAATGTCAGCATCAAGGCTGAAAGAAGCGACAGCGTGACATGCTTCGAACTTGCAGATATTCTTGATGATATCTCTTATCCTGTCAGCCGTAATCCTTTTATCCCATCTGATGATAAGGAGCTTGGATCAAGGTGCCGCAAGATACTTCGCATTCAGGCTCAGGGTCTTGCAACAAGAGTGAGGATGTCAGGCATTAAAAATCTTGTGATAGGAATTTCAGGAGGACTTGATTCTACTCTTGCACTTCTTGTATGTGCAGAAGCAAGAAAGCTTGTAAAAGATATCAGAATACTTACTTATACAATGCCCAAAAAAGGAAACACATCAAAGCTTACATATAATAATGCAGACAGACTCATGAAGCTTCTTGCTGATGAAAGCTATGAAGTACCTATAGAAAAAGGAGTGATATCCCATCTTAAAGATATAGGCCATAGCGCTGAATATCAGGGAGAAGGCGATACTACTTATGAAAATGCCCAGGCCAGGATGCGTACCTATATCCTTATGGATGCAGCCAATATGAAAAACGGTCTTGTCGTTGGAACAGGCGATCTGTCCGAGCTTGCTCTTGGCTGGTGCACTTATAATGGCGACCATATGTCAATGTATGCGGTGAATGCATCTGTTCCCAAGACACTTGTAAGATATGTCTGCCGTGCTTATGCCAAGACCTGCGGTGATGATGAACTTAAAAAGACCATACTTTCTATCTGCGATACACCTATTACTCCTGAACTTACACCAACAGATAACGGTGCTATCACTCAGAAAACTGAAGAAAAAATAGGTAAGTATGACCTTAATGATTTCTTCTTATATTATACTTTGAGGTTTGGGTTCGAACCTGCAAGAACCGCTGCTTTTGCCATGAGAGCATATCCTGATGTGGATAGGGAAGAAATCCTTGCAGCAGCAAAACGCTTTTTCACAAGATTTTTTACCCAGCAGTTTAAGAGAAGCTGCCTTCCGGACGGACCTAAGGTTGGTTCTGTGACACTGTCTCCAAGAGGCGACTGGCGAATGCCAAGTGATGCATCCTATAAGATGTGGCTTAGAGACCTTGATATAGCATAG
- a CDS encoding glycoside hydrolase family 9 protein: protein MARIFMNQVGFKPDSSKKAVLDFAGSDFSVKDENGKDVYTGKVSHFGTDEVSGEDTYVADFSNFKENGTFSITSGDAVSTHFSIGNNVYDKLMKDICKCFYFLRCGDALTKEFAGEYYHEPCHMGKATVYGEDTEPVDVTGGWHDAGDYGRYSTAGAVAVAHILYGVRFFNNLLDVDFNIPKVKGDKGNLPDILAEVKVELDFLKKMQRENGSVWHKVTTFCHAPFVMPEEDKEELFLFHVSSLATADIAAVFALAYSIYKDYDKAYADSLLEVSKKAYKWLKENPDELLFFNAEGSNTGQYDEAEDISNRFWAAASLYEVTGDKEYYEDIKYQKDRLLSFDKNATKKGYQGNVLTCLGWAEVAGLGSLSILLKNDGDDLNKEIKKAFTGEADRLVSNAKKNGFGLCMEAKDFIWGSNMELLKYLMILTVTDKKIEGKPEYKDAITSGLDYLLGCNSMDVSYVTGNGEKAFKNPHLRPTAVDDIEEPWPGLVSGGPNVGLQDERAKEVPAGSAPMKCYLDHIDCYSLNEITIYWNSPLVFVMAGLLS, encoded by the coding sequence ATGGCACGAATTTTTATGAATCAGGTTGGCTTTAAGCCTGATAGCAGCAAGAAGGCAGTACTTGACTTCGCAGGATCTGATTTCTCAGTCAAGGATGAAAATGGGAAGGATGTTTATACCGGTAAGGTAAGTCACTTTGGAACAGATGAGGTATCCGGAGAAGATACATATGTAGCTGACTTTAGTAATTTTAAAGAAAATGGAACTTTTAGTATAACTTCAGGTGATGCTGTTTCCACACATTTTTCAATTGGTAATAATGTTTATGATAAGCTCATGAAGGATATCTGCAAGTGCTTCTATTTCCTTCGCTGCGGCGATGCTCTTACTAAGGAGTTTGCAGGTGAGTATTATCATGAACCCTGTCATATGGGAAAGGCTACTGTATACGGCGAAGATACTGAGCCTGTTGACGTTACAGGCGGATGGCATGATGCAGGAGATTATGGCAGATATTCAACGGCAGGAGCTGTTGCTGTCGCACATATATTGTATGGTGTCAGATTTTTCAATAACCTTCTTGATGTAGATTTTAATATCCCAAAGGTAAAAGGAGATAAGGGTAATCTCCCTGACATCCTTGCAGAAGTTAAGGTGGAGCTTGATTTTCTTAAGAAAATGCAAAGAGAAAACGGCTCTGTATGGCATAAAGTAACTACATTTTGCCACGCTCCTTTTGTTATGCCAGAAGAAGACAAGGAAGAGCTCTTCCTATTTCATGTATCATCACTTGCTACAGCAGATATAGCAGCTGTATTTGCTCTTGCATACAGCATCTATAAGGATTATGACAAAGCTTATGCTGACAGCCTTCTGGAAGTTTCAAAGAAAGCATACAAGTGGCTTAAGGAAAATCCTGACGAGCTCCTGTTCTTTAATGCAGAAGGATCAAACACAGGTCAGTATGATGAAGCTGAAGATATCTCAAATAGATTCTGGGCAGCAGCTTCTCTTTATGAAGTTACAGGTGATAAAGAATACTATGAAGATATAAAATATCAAAAAGATAGATTATTATCTTTTGATAAGAATGCTACTAAAAAAGGCTATCAGGGCAATGTACTTACATGCCTTGGATGGGCAGAAGTAGCAGGTCTTGGATCACTGTCAATTCTTCTTAAGAATGACGGCGATGACCTTAATAAAGAGATAAAGAAGGCTTTCACAGGTGAAGCAGACAGGCTTGTTTCAAATGCAAAGAAAAACGGATTTGGTCTTTGCATGGAAGCCAAAGACTTCATCTGGGGCAGTAACATGGAGCTTTTAAAATACCTTATGATCCTTACTGTTACAGATAAGAAGATAGAAGGAAAGCCTGAATATAAAGATGCGATCACATCAGGACTTGATTACCTTCTTGGTTGCAACAGCATGGACGTAAGCTACGTAACAGGTAATGGCGAAAAGGCATTCAAGAATCCGCACCTTCGTCCTACAGCAGTAGATGATATAGAAGAACCATGGCCGGGTCTTGTATCAGGCGGTCCAAATGTTGGACTTCAGGATGAGAGAGCCAAAGAAGTACCGGCAGGTTCTGCACCTATGAAGTGTTATCTTGACCATATCGACTGCTACTCACTTAATGAGATCACGATCTATTGGAATTCACCACTGGTATTCGTGATGGCAGGACTGCTTAGCTGA